Proteins encoded together in one Chitinophaga sp. LS1 window:
- a CDS encoding fasciclin domain-containing protein has translation MMIRYLIIIGLLLGISCRKEKWNDRNKPATTQNLLQTIQANTELSQFYTYLVKTGYDQVLASSKTFTVWAPVNSAWAAVDPALLNDTALLRLLIANHISTLSYTGTADEQRIATLNGKKIAFTAGSVEGIKVSEADQYTANGVLQVIDAAIIPKQNAWEYLNSTSYQQKTFLQSLAYIGIDTATAEQIGVNPTTGAPIYKPGTGEVALNHFLESVNINNEDSLLTYVILADDVYKDEQQRLTKYFTDSTEAVTDTTTQWNVIKDLVFNGVYDKEHLPATLYSIRDSVQFHINASDIISSQKVSNGIVYIVNHIDYDLSTKIKPVIIEGEYYSGVKDATKTIAIRTRVNSNTGNIFRDVYMYNYGVASYWLNYRARLNSVAYQVYWISVNDVQTGTYPMRVAFDDPGVITIPYTTVPVLNYNEQYVGNYTNVRYGVHNVYLVGNSVTTNGSNTILLDYIKLVPILN, from the coding sequence ATGATGATACGATACCTGATCATAATAGGTTTATTGCTGGGCATATCCTGCCGCAAGGAGAAATGGAATGACCGGAACAAGCCAGCTACCACCCAAAACCTGTTGCAAACCATACAGGCCAATACTGAACTTAGTCAGTTCTATACATACCTTGTCAAGACGGGCTATGATCAGGTACTGGCTTCTTCCAAAACCTTCACGGTATGGGCCCCGGTCAATAGTGCATGGGCAGCAGTAGATCCTGCCTTGTTGAATGATACGGCGCTACTACGCTTACTCATCGCTAATCATATCAGCACCCTATCTTATACTGGTACTGCCGATGAACAAAGGATCGCTACCCTGAATGGTAAGAAGATCGCATTTACAGCCGGTAGTGTAGAAGGTATCAAAGTGAGCGAAGCCGATCAATATACTGCCAATGGTGTATTGCAGGTAATTGATGCCGCTATCATTCCTAAGCAAAATGCCTGGGAATACCTGAATAGCACCAGCTATCAGCAAAAGACGTTTCTGCAATCCCTGGCATACATCGGGATAGACACAGCGACTGCCGAACAGATCGGCGTTAATCCTACTACCGGTGCACCTATCTATAAGCCCGGCACCGGCGAAGTAGCGCTAAATCATTTCCTTGAAAGCGTAAATATCAATAACGAAGATTCTCTGCTCACCTATGTAATCTTAGCAGATGATGTTTATAAAGACGAGCAACAAAGATTAACCAAATACTTTACAGACAGTACAGAAGCCGTTACGGATACTACTACCCAGTGGAATGTGATCAAAGATCTTGTATTCAATGGTGTGTACGACAAAGAACATTTACCCGCAACCCTCTATAGTATTCGCGATAGTGTACAGTTTCATATCAATGCCAGTGACATCATCAGCTCGCAGAAGGTAAGCAATGGCATCGTGTATATAGTTAATCATATCGACTATGATCTGTCTACTAAGATCAAACCTGTCATCATTGAAGGAGAATACTACAGTGGAGTAAAAGATGCAACAAAGACCATCGCCATTCGTACACGTGTCAATTCCAATACCGGCAATATATTCAGGGATGTGTACATGTACAATTATGGTGTGGCTTCCTACTGGCTGAATTACAGGGCACGATTAAATTCAGTGGCATACCAGGTGTATTGGATATCTGTCAATGATGTGCAGACAGGCACGTATCCCATGCGGGTGGCTTTTGACGATCCGGGTGTCATAACTATACCATATACCACGGTTCCGGTTCTTAATTACAATGAACAATACGTAGGGAACTATACCAATGTCCGCTATGGTGTGCACAATGTATATCTCGTGGGCAATTCGGTCACGACCAATGGTAGCAATACAATCCTGCTGGATTATATCAAACTGGTACCTATTCTGAACTGA
- a CDS encoding SusC/RagA family TonB-linked outer membrane protein has translation MKAFIYITLAVLLGFHAKAQDTVVVTGLIKEAATGTTIPGINISIPGFSAAITNEKGEFRIKAPDYRTALTVSGPGYQTKIITLNGRHAVTASLHEETFNSIYDRKQTTDPVTTLNTTDNWQQITTSPENYLQGKVPGVQVIRRSGTPGMGADLFMRGYTSLYATNRPLVVVDGMIYDTNEYGGSLINGYVNNPLADIDIKDIDNITVMRDGTSTYGTKGANGVILITTSHAKELATRIDFGVMGGFNTPPAQLPVMESGDYRLYLSDLLQSSGKTPAEIAALPYMNDNPNPDYYRYHNNTNWQKEVTNQSFNQQYFLKVAGGDDIATYGLSLGYLKQSGTIRRTDLGRYQTRFNADLNLSAKLKAAINLAFTSNTQKDKDQGISPKTNPLYLALIKAPFLHRQAISDEGIASPSLADYDIFGVSNPASIIDKMQDINKNYRFFGSIRFNYLVTKNISINTITGVTFDKVRETFFIPEAGVKPDTLSNAVAYNRSGSNVERYYSLYNDTRITYDKQFTRYHHLNTGLGVRYSNNNSESDYGLGYNSATDEFVSVGMGQNQLRKVSGTIGKWNWLNTYFNADYSYRDKYFLRFNLAVDGSSRYTFTRNQYAVMPGLSAAWLIVSDQHNIDALKLRAGISRTGNDDIGNYTSRQYYISQNLLGLQGLVRANIANPYLKWETVTKYNAALDGAFYNERLSFSLDIFQHRTTDMLTIEPVAAATGFDHVITNNSAMETHGIEVSLFGRVIDHILKWDVGLTLSTYKNKITKIPGNQLLTTYGDATILTAVGHAANLFYGYKTKGIYKTNEEANKAGMGAQGGDIRFVDTNGDHKIDENDRQIIGDPNPDFTGAFTNHVSWRRWALDAIFTFSHGNDIYNHTRANLESMSNYNNQTLAVRNRWKQDGQETNVPRAAWGDPNGNARFSDRWIEKGEYIRLQQLSLCYELTLKHGAMKYVRISATANNLFTLTNYLGFDPEFSSGNSVFTRGIDDGLFPQYRTVQLGIRMGL, from the coding sequence ATGAAGGCATTTATTTACATAACGCTGGCGGTTTTATTGGGGTTTCATGCAAAGGCGCAGGATACAGTAGTGGTAACAGGACTGATCAAAGAAGCAGCTACTGGCACGACAATACCCGGTATCAATATTAGTATACCAGGATTCTCTGCTGCCATCACTAATGAAAAAGGAGAGTTCCGCATCAAAGCACCTGATTACCGCACCGCCCTTACTGTATCCGGACCCGGCTACCAAACGAAGATCATCACCCTGAATGGCAGGCATGCAGTCACCGCGAGTCTGCATGAAGAAACATTCAATTCTATCTACGACCGCAAGCAGACCACAGATCCTGTTACCACTCTCAATACAACCGACAACTGGCAGCAGATCACTACCTCCCCTGAAAACTATTTACAGGGCAAAGTACCGGGGGTACAGGTCATCAGGCGTAGCGGTACACCCGGTATGGGCGCTGATTTATTTATGAGGGGATATACCTCTCTCTATGCGACTAACAGACCACTGGTAGTCGTGGATGGCATGATCTACGATACCAATGAATACGGTGGCTCCTTAATAAACGGCTATGTGAATAACCCACTGGCAGATATCGATATCAAGGATATAGACAACATCACCGTCATGAGAGACGGTACCAGTACATATGGTACCAAAGGCGCTAACGGTGTGATCCTCATCACTACCTCACATGCAAAGGAACTAGCTACCCGCATCGATTTCGGTGTGATGGGCGGATTTAATACACCACCTGCGCAGCTTCCTGTAATGGAATCAGGTGATTACCGTTTATATCTCTCTGACCTGTTACAAAGTAGTGGAAAGACCCCTGCGGAAATAGCTGCATTACCTTACATGAATGACAATCCTAATCCGGATTATTATCGCTATCACAATAATACAAACTGGCAGAAAGAAGTCACGAACCAAAGTTTCAATCAACAGTATTTTCTGAAGGTAGCCGGTGGTGATGATATTGCCACTTATGGCTTATCACTGGGATACCTCAAACAAAGCGGTACTATCCGTCGTACAGATCTGGGCCGCTACCAAACCCGTTTTAATGCGGACCTGAACCTGTCTGCAAAACTCAAGGCGGCTATCAATCTCGCATTTACCAGCAATACGCAGAAAGACAAAGATCAGGGTATTTCGCCTAAGACAAACCCATTATACCTCGCGCTCATCAAAGCACCTTTCCTCCACCGTCAGGCCATTAGTGATGAAGGCATTGCTTCGCCCAGTCTCGCTGATTATGACATCTTTGGCGTTTCCAATCCTGCTTCCATCATCGACAAGATGCAGGATATTAACAAAAACTATCGCTTCTTTGGTAGCATCCGGTTCAACTACCTTGTTACAAAAAATATCAGCATCAATACCATCACAGGTGTCACTTTTGATAAAGTAAGAGAGACCTTCTTTATTCCTGAAGCTGGTGTTAAACCTGATACACTGTCAAACGCTGTCGCATACAATCGCTCAGGTAGCAATGTAGAAAGATATTATAGCCTATACAACGATACCCGTATCACCTACGATAAGCAATTCACCAGATACCATCATCTCAATACAGGTTTGGGTGTACGCTATAGCAATAATAACAGTGAATCAGATTACGGCTTAGGTTATAACTCTGCCACTGATGAATTTGTCAGCGTGGGGATGGGACAAAACCAACTGAGAAAAGTAAGTGGTACAATTGGCAAATGGAACTGGCTGAATACTTACTTTAATGCTGATTACTCCTATAGAGATAAATACTTCCTGCGCTTCAACCTGGCCGTAGATGGCTCTTCAAGATATACCTTTACCCGCAATCAATACGCCGTGATGCCCGGTTTATCTGCCGCCTGGCTCATTGTCTCAGATCAGCACAATATCGATGCGCTCAAACTCAGAGCCGGTATCAGCAGAACAGGCAATGATGACATCGGCAATTATACCTCCCGGCAATATTACATTTCTCAGAACCTCTTAGGCTTACAGGGATTAGTACGCGCTAATATCGCCAACCCTTACCTGAAATGGGAAACGGTCACAAAATACAATGCCGCACTGGATGGTGCCTTCTATAACGAAAGGCTAAGTTTCAGTCTTGATATCTTTCAGCATCGTACCACAGATATGCTGACCATAGAACCTGTGGCCGCTGCCACCGGATTCGATCATGTGATCACCAACAACAGCGCAATGGAAACACATGGTATAGAAGTATCACTATTTGGCCGTGTAATAGATCATATCCTGAAGTGGGATGTAGGTCTCACGCTATCTACCTATAAGAATAAAATTACCAAAATACCCGGCAACCAATTGCTCACAACCTACGGAGATGCCACCATCCTCACAGCTGTAGGCCATGCCGCCAATCTGTTTTACGGCTATAAAACCAAAGGCATCTACAAAACTAATGAAGAAGCCAATAAAGCAGGTATGGGTGCTCAGGGAGGAGATATTCGCTTTGTGGATACGAATGGCGATCACAAGATCGATGAGAATGACAGACAGATTATTGGGGACCCCAATCCCGATTTTACCGGTGCTTTCACGAACCATGTAAGCTGGCGGCGCTGGGCGCTGGATGCCATCTTTACCTTCAGTCATGGCAATGATATCTACAACCACACCCGTGCAAACCTGGAATCTATGAGCAATTACAACAACCAAACCTTAGCAGTACGCAACCGCTGGAAACAGGATGGCCAGGAAACGAATGTCCCCCGTGCTGCATGGGGTGATCCTAATGGCAACGCACGTTTCTCCGATCGCTGGATAGAAAAAGGTGAATACATCCGCCTGCAACAACTGAGCCTCTGTTATGAACTTACACTGAAGCATGGCGCCATGAAATATGTACGCATCTCTGCCACTGCCAATAACTTATTTACCCTGACTAATTACCTGGGCTTTGATCCTGAGTTCAGCAGCGGCAATAGCGTGTTCACACGTGGTATCGACGACGGCTTATTTCCTCAATACAGAACGGTACAACTAGGTATCAGGATGGGCTTATAA
- a CDS encoding RagB/SusD family nutrient uptake outer membrane protein: protein MKRLLYTGLLCCSILCSCKKLFDIKPEEALDHSQVYENVNDADAAVIGIYGKVMGLADRYMILNELRGDLVDVTTSTTDKYLQELNIHEVSADNTYADPRPFYEVIMNCNDALKNFDAMLQDKRISNDDYILRYAAVGAMRTWLYLQLGIHYGEIPYITDPLETIDAIKDVSKFPRVTFNELLSKLITFTEGLPYKYPFPAGTSLLITTDGYSTEKFFINIKCLLGELYLWNGNYTQAATNYRVMMNYADVLYPAMNSEQWYEVYRVGYTANLSGALWSNIFSQPYGERYSNYEIIWNLPFDKNFTPANPFIELCDNVSGSYQIRPSDLAIANWNKQFRSDNTPIDLRGPNISFKYSGTQPVIKKYTYNYTSLLPFETSSKWILFRAAALHLHYAEAANRDNRDKIAYALLNTGIKNTYDPVYMATGVTGGEGRNVTDIEQTKDVPPYDFDARDGNYPQFRNVWYRNIGVRGRVGLKSVKVDSTGVFEMSDPLLTDKPVIDRPTLTNRMEDLLIDEDGLELAFEGYRWPDLLRVALRRQATDPAWLANKIAAKFVAANDSRAEAVRSRLMNKANWYLPFKW from the coding sequence ATGAAACGATTACTATATACTGGACTGCTTTGCTGTAGCATATTGTGCAGCTGTAAAAAACTATTCGACATCAAACCTGAAGAAGCACTTGATCATTCACAGGTCTACGAAAATGTGAATGATGCAGATGCCGCCGTGATCGGGATTTATGGGAAAGTCATGGGATTGGCAGACAGGTACATGATCCTCAATGAACTGAGAGGCGATCTGGTAGATGTTACTACATCCACAACAGATAAGTATCTGCAGGAACTCAATATCCACGAAGTCAGTGCAGATAATACCTACGCTGATCCCCGCCCATTCTATGAAGTGATCATGAACTGCAACGATGCACTGAAGAACTTCGATGCCATGCTACAGGATAAGCGGATCAGCAATGACGATTATATACTACGCTACGCTGCTGTAGGGGCGATGCGTACCTGGTTATATTTACAATTGGGTATTCACTATGGAGAAATACCTTACATCACTGATCCATTAGAAACTATCGATGCCATTAAGGATGTATCCAAATTTCCCCGTGTCACCTTCAATGAATTGCTGAGTAAACTCATCACCTTTACAGAAGGCTTACCTTACAAATATCCCTTCCCGGCCGGCACCTCATTGCTCATTACAACAGATGGTTATTCCACAGAAAAGTTCTTTATCAATATAAAATGCTTACTCGGCGAGTTGTATCTCTGGAATGGCAATTATACACAGGCAGCAACTAACTACCGTGTCATGATGAACTATGCAGATGTGTTGTACCCAGCCATGAACAGTGAACAATGGTACGAAGTATACAGAGTGGGATATACTGCTAACCTGTCCGGTGCCTTATGGAGCAACATTTTCAGCCAGCCATACGGAGAGCGTTATTCCAATTACGAAATCATCTGGAACCTGCCATTCGACAAGAACTTTACACCAGCTAATCCTTTCATAGAACTCTGTGACAATGTAAGTGGTAGCTACCAGATACGCCCTTCCGACCTGGCGATCGCCAACTGGAATAAGCAATTCAGAAGTGATAATACCCCTATAGACCTGCGGGGGCCAAATATCTCTTTCAAGTATTCAGGTACACAACCAGTCATCAAAAAATACACGTACAACTATACTTCTTTACTACCTTTCGAAACCTCCAGTAAGTGGATACTGTTCCGCGCAGCCGCCCTGCACCTGCACTATGCAGAAGCTGCCAACCGCGACAATCGTGATAAGATCGCCTATGCACTCCTGAATACCGGTATCAAAAATACCTACGACCCTGTGTATATGGCTACTGGTGTAACAGGAGGCGAGGGCCGCAATGTCACCGATATAGAGCAGACAAAGGATGTGCCTCCTTATGACTTTGATGCCCGTGATGGCAACTACCCACAGTTCCGCAATGTCTGGTACCGAAATATAGGGGTACGCGGTAGGGTAGGGCTAAAGTCAGTAAAAGTAGACTCCACCGGTGTATTTGAGATGAGTGACCCACTGCTTACCGATAAACCTGTCATAGACAGACCTACACTCACAAACAGGATGGAAGATCTGTTAATAGATGAAGATGGATTGGAACTTGCCTTCGAAGGTTATCGCTGGCCTGACCTGTTGCGTGTTGCACTCCGCAGGCAAGCTACTGATCCTGCCTGGCTGGCTAATAAGATCGCAGCTAAATTTGTAGCTGCCAACGATAGCAGGGCAGAAGCTGTGAGATCAAGATTAATGAACAAAGCAAACTGGTACTTACCTTTTAAATGGTAG
- a CDS encoding rhamnogalacturonan lyase, which translates to MMMHLLFLLLFAPGEKLDRGLIAIPQSPTQTFLSWRLLDTDPSAITFNIYRQTDGQLQKLSSQSVTNYVDNHADIHHTHTYLVKSVIGGKETNTATYTIQADAPIQQYLTIPLKTPPGYTPNDASAADLDGDGQYEIILHQTGRGKDNSQSGITDPPIFQAYKLDGTFLWEINLGRNIREGAHYTQFMVYDLDGDSIAEFACKTADGTIDGKGKVIGDSTKDYRDLDPTSKSFGRILTGPEYFTIFSGKTGEALATTDYIPGRGDIGGWGGYGGNGGTDHYGNRVDRFLACVAYLDGKRPSVVMCRGYYGRIVLAAWDFQDGKLTSRWVFDTKDGRSPYSGMGNHNLSVADVDNDGKDEIIYGSMCVDDDGKGLYTTGLRHGDALHVGDLDPDHPGLEVFGIHELENGAKGTGAALYDARTGQILFRGSIDQDVGRGVAENIDSTRKGAQLWWSGSKGLYDTKGNRIGDAPRSTNFLIWWDGDLSRELLDGNHIDKYGRGTIFTAEGCVANNGTKATPTLTADLFGDWREELVMRTSDNQSLRIYTTTIPTTHRIITLMQDHQYRMSIIWQNVGYNQPPHTGFYPGKF; encoded by the coding sequence ATGATGATGCACCTCTTATTTCTTTTATTATTCGCACCCGGTGAAAAACTGGATCGTGGCCTCATTGCTATTCCGCAATCACCTACCCAGACTTTCCTCAGCTGGCGCCTGCTTGACACAGATCCATCTGCTATTACTTTCAATATCTACAGGCAAACAGATGGTCAACTGCAAAAGTTATCTTCCCAGTCTGTCACCAACTATGTGGATAACCACGCCGATATTCACCATACCCATACATATCTGGTCAAATCTGTCATTGGTGGAAAAGAAACCAACACGGCTACTTACACCATCCAGGCAGATGCACCCATTCAGCAATACCTCACTATTCCCCTCAAAACACCACCTGGTTACACACCCAACGATGCCTCGGCCGCGGACCTGGATGGTGATGGCCAATACGAGATCATCCTCCATCAAACCGGCCGGGGCAAAGACAATTCCCAATCCGGCATTACCGATCCGCCCATCTTTCAGGCCTACAAACTGGATGGCACCTTCCTTTGGGAAATTAACCTGGGGCGTAACATCCGCGAAGGCGCCCACTATACCCAGTTCATGGTCTACGACTTAGATGGTGATAGCATTGCCGAATTTGCCTGCAAAACCGCCGATGGCACTATCGATGGCAAAGGGAAGGTAATTGGCGACAGCACAAAAGACTACCGCGATCTGGACCCGACCTCCAAATCATTCGGCAGGATCCTGACAGGGCCTGAATACTTTACGATCTTCAGTGGCAAGACCGGCGAAGCACTGGCTACTACCGATTACATCCCTGGTCGTGGCGATATTGGTGGCTGGGGCGGTTATGGAGGCAATGGTGGTACAGACCATTACGGCAATAGGGTAGACCGCTTTCTTGCCTGCGTAGCTTACCTCGATGGCAAGCGCCCCAGCGTAGTCATGTGCAGAGGTTACTATGGCCGCATCGTACTCGCTGCCTGGGATTTCCAGGACGGCAAACTCACTTCCCGCTGGGTATTCGATACCAAAGACGGACGTAGTCCTTACTCCGGTATGGGCAACCACAACCTGAGTGTGGCCGATGTGGATAACGATGGCAAAGACGAGATCATCTATGGCTCCATGTGTGTAGACGATGATGGCAAAGGGCTTTACACCACTGGCCTGCGTCATGGCGATGCCCTGCATGTAGGTGACCTGGATCCTGATCACCCGGGTTTGGAAGTGTTTGGAATTCATGAACTGGAAAATGGCGCCAAAGGCACTGGCGCTGCATTGTACGATGCCCGCACCGGCCAGATCCTGTTCAGGGGGTCCATAGATCAGGATGTAGGTCGTGGGGTCGCTGAAAATATCGATAGCACCCGCAAAGGCGCCCAACTCTGGTGGTCAGGCTCCAAAGGACTCTACGACACAAAAGGCAACCGTATTGGCGATGCGCCCCGCTCTACGAACTTTCTCATCTGGTGGGATGGAGACCTGAGCCGCGAACTCCTCGATGGCAACCATATCGACAAGTATGGCAGAGGAACCATTTTCACGGCTGAAGGTTGTGTTGCAAATAACGGCACCAAGGCCACACCTACCTTAACAGCGGACCTTTTTGGCGATTGGAGAGAGGAATTAGTCATGAGAACGTCAGATAATCAATCTCTGAGAATTTATACCACAACCATCCCTACCACCCACAGGATCATTACTTTAATGCAGGATCACCAGTACAGAATGAGCATCATATGGCAGAATGTGGGCTATAACCAGCCGCCCCATACAGGGTTTTATCCTGGAAAGTTTTAA
- a CDS encoding acyl-CoA thioesterase yields MNFYTRKWVKPEDLNAHGSLFGGSLLSWIDEEAAIYAIIQLGTNRCVTKYMSEINFISSAKQGDILELGIKAVHFGNTSLTLTCEARNKITKKSILTIDKMVFVSVDENGKPLAHGKTEITYTDERLRE; encoded by the coding sequence ATGAATTTTTATACTAGAAAATGGGTAAAACCGGAGGATTTAAATGCTCACGGTTCTTTGTTCGGCGGTAGTTTATTATCCTGGATCGATGAAGAGGCCGCCATATACGCCATCATCCAGTTAGGTACCAACCGTTGTGTGACTAAGTACATGTCTGAAATCAATTTCATCAGCTCCGCCAAGCAGGGGGATATCCTGGAATTAGGTATCAAGGCAGTGCACTTTGGTAACACCTCTCTGACCCTTACCTGCGAAGCCCGTAACAAAATTACCAAGAAGAGCATCCTGACCATCGATAAGATGGTATTTGTGAGTGTAGATGAGAATGGTAAACCACTGGCACACGGCAAGACGGAGATTACCTATACCGACGAGCGCCTGCGCGAATAA
- a CDS encoding class III extradiol ring-cleavage dioxygenase: protein MAALLPFLPYSSQIEKALNLPGMFQPTEKMPLFFVGHGDPENAFRDNPFTQALAKMGKELPRKPTAIMVISAHYLTAEESYLKVPGHFNCPYYSVYGATAFKDKVPQVTVDESTDMDHGAFSVLRHMAPEMDVPVMELSIPMAQRLDYHWKLAQYLKPLREKGVLIIGSGNIVHNLEKGFFKAKPYSWAIEFDEWVKKRIDERDFGSLFYYNNLGKIALKAVPTTDHYIPMLYAIAMADKHEKIQYTYEEVFSAFSMRCFRVG from the coding sequence ATGGCAGCATTGCTGCCATTTTTGCCTTACTCTTCACAGATAGAAAAGGCGCTGAACCTGCCAGGTATGTTCCAGCCAACGGAGAAAATGCCTCTATTTTTTGTAGGACATGGCGATCCGGAAAATGCTTTCCGGGATAATCCTTTTACGCAGGCCCTCGCAAAAATGGGGAAAGAACTACCCCGTAAGCCCACAGCCATCATGGTGATTTCGGCACATTACCTCACCGCCGAAGAATCTTACCTGAAAGTACCCGGACATTTCAATTGTCCTTACTACAGCGTGTACGGTGCCACTGCTTTTAAAGATAAAGTGCCGCAGGTGACCGTGGACGAAAGTACGGATATGGACCACGGTGCATTTTCAGTATTGCGACATATGGCGCCTGAGATGGATGTACCGGTGATGGAGTTAAGTATCCCCATGGCACAGCGACTGGATTACCACTGGAAACTGGCGCAGTACCTGAAACCGCTGCGGGAAAAAGGTGTACTGATCATTGGGAGTGGCAATATTGTACATAACCTTGAAAAGGGATTTTTCAAAGCGAAACCTTATTCATGGGCGATTGAGTTCGATGAATGGGTAAAAAAGCGAATTGACGAACGGGATTTCGGTAGTTTGTTTTACTATAATAATCTGGGTAAGATCGCCTTGAAAGCAGTACCTACCACAGATCATTATATTCCCATGCTGTATGCCATTGCAATGGCAGATAAGCATGAGAAGATTCAATACACTTATGAAGAAGTATTTTCAGCATTCAGTATGCGATGCTTCAGAGTAGGATGA
- a CDS encoding TerC family protein gives MENLFTVDSLISLLTLSVLEIVLGIDNIVFISILAGKLPEEQQKKARRLGLTLAMFIRIGLLMSISWIMSLTAPLFNPGNWIGIQNPKWLEMAEISGRDLILLIGGLFLIYKSTSEIHEKLEGGEHTTNTPKVTSFSQTIIQILLLDIVFSLDSVITAVGMADHIEIMIAAVIIAVGIMLLASEGISKFVNIHPTVKMLALSFLLLIGVSLLAEAFDQHIPKGYIYFAMAFSVFIELLNLKMRAKSAHPVKLKQTKL, from the coding sequence ATGGAAAATTTGTTTACAGTTGATTCTCTTATCAGCCTGTTAACCTTAAGCGTACTCGAAATTGTTTTGGGTATAGACAACATTGTATTTATTTCTATCCTTGCCGGCAAGCTGCCGGAAGAACAACAAAAAAAAGCCCGGAGGCTGGGTTTGACCCTGGCCATGTTTATCCGCATTGGCTTATTGATGTCTATCAGCTGGATCATGTCATTGACAGCCCCGCTTTTCAATCCGGGTAACTGGATTGGCATTCAAAATCCTAAGTGGCTGGAAATGGCGGAAATCTCTGGCAGGGATCTCATTCTGCTCATTGGTGGTCTCTTTTTGATTTACAAAAGCACATCAGAAATTCATGAGAAACTGGAAGGCGGAGAGCATACTACCAATACGCCTAAAGTAACCAGTTTTTCACAGACGATCATCCAGATCTTACTCCTGGATATTGTCTTCTCCCTGGATTCTGTGATCACCGCTGTGGGCATGGCAGATCATATTGAAATTATGATCGCGGCCGTGATCATTGCTGTCGGTATTATGCTGCTGGCATCAGAAGGGATCAGTAAATTTGTGAACATACATCCTACCGTGAAAATGCTGGCACTGTCCTTCCTGCTACTCATCGGTGTGTCATTACTGGCAGAAGCATTTGATCAGCACATTCCAAAGGGGTATATTTACTTTGCGATGGCGTTCTCCGTATTTATCGAATTATTAAATCTGAAAATGCGTGCAAAGAGCGCTCATCCGGTAAAGCTCAAACAGACGAAATTATAA